In Aegilops tauschii subsp. strangulata cultivar AL8/78 chromosome 3, Aet v6.0, whole genome shotgun sequence, one genomic interval encodes:
- the LOC120976012 gene encoding uncharacterized protein has translation MAEEPSTKRHCGETSDQSIKEEQSIKEDDVQVPGEKRDYTTKLDKVELHGKETLEVVCTSNPDTADEMLTRLFMKAVGMYPRFVGIDVEYTRDDEPPQYAAVLQLCVDELCLVYHIAAATKWPKRLKSFLQEKKLFTFAGFSIHNDKQMLKMSGLEINPEKYIDIQKNYRVPYAGRKKQYDSLADVAASVIHPFYQNMKKKINRTEDHKLWGISPLPDYLIEYAAKDAYATYKAWKIIDNIKSGVEISEAQEADPYYHCHYAA, from the exons ATGGCGGAGGAGCCGTCTACCAAGCGTCACTGTGGCGAGACGTCCGACCAGAGCATCAAGGAAGAGCAGAGCATCAAGGAAGACGACGTTCAGGTCCCCGGTGAGAAGCGCGACTACACCACCAAACTTGACAAGGTGGAACTCCACGGCAAAGAGACGCTGGAGGTCGTCTGCACCAGCAATCCAGACACTGCCGACGAAATGCTCACGAGGCTCTTCATGAAAGCCGTTGGCATGTATCCTAGATTCGTCGGCATTGATGTGGAGTATACCAGGGATGACGAACCTCCGCAGTACGCAGCAGTTCTGCAGTTATGCGTGGATGAACTCTGCCTGGTCTACCACATCGCTGCGGCCACAAAATG GCCCAAGCGCCTCAAGAGCTTCCTCCAGGAGAAGAAGTTGTTCACCTTTGCCGGTTTCAGCATTCATAATGACAAACAGATGCTGAAGATGTCTGGTTTGGAGATCAACCCCGAAAAGTACATCGACATTCAGAAAAACTATAGAGTTCCATATGCCGGCAGAAAGAAGCAGTACGACTCCTTGGCTGATGTTGCAGCCAGCGTCATCCACCCATTTTACcaaaacatgaagaagaagatcaaCAGGACCGAAGACCATAAACTGTGGGGGATCAGCCCGCTGCCAGACTACCTCATCGAGTACGCAGCGAAGGATGCGTACGCCACCTACAAGGCTTGGAAGATAATAGACAACATCAAATCAGGTGTGGAAATTTCAGAAGCACAGGAGGCTGACCCCTACTACCACTGCCACTACGCGGCATGA